One genomic window of Psychrobacillus sp. INOP01 includes the following:
- a CDS encoding ABC transporter ATP-binding protein, with amino-acid sequence MVRLYTDDLSIGYGEQLIVKDLSVQIPNQKITTIIGPNGCGKSTLLKAITRIISHQSGAVVLDGKNVAKENTKILAKKMAILPQTPESASGLTVGELVSYGRFPYQTGFGRLSKKDYEVIDWALQVTNTSTFKYLPVDSLSGGQRQRVWIAMALAQETEIIFLDEPTTYLDMAHQLEVLELLQRLNQQEKRTIVMVLHDLNQAARFADYIVALKDGQIVKAGPCEEVITKEVLRGVFNIDAEIGIDPRTSKPMCITYDLLKGE; translated from the coding sequence ATGGTTCGTTTATATACGGACGATTTATCCATTGGCTACGGTGAGCAACTCATCGTAAAGGATTTGTCAGTACAAATCCCAAATCAGAAAATCACTACAATAATAGGACCAAACGGCTGTGGGAAGTCCACTCTTCTCAAAGCGATTACACGAATCATTTCTCATCAATCTGGTGCAGTCGTATTAGATGGTAAAAACGTTGCGAAAGAAAACACTAAAATTCTCGCAAAAAAAATGGCCATTTTACCTCAAACGCCCGAGAGTGCAAGCGGTCTCACTGTAGGAGAATTGGTATCATATGGGCGCTTTCCTTACCAAACTGGTTTCGGAAGACTTTCTAAAAAGGATTACGAGGTAATAGATTGGGCACTTCAAGTTACTAACACTAGCACATTTAAGTATTTACCGGTCGATTCTCTTTCCGGTGGTCAACGTCAACGTGTATGGATAGCAATGGCCCTTGCACAAGAAACAGAGATTATATTTCTTGATGAACCTACCACTTATTTAGATATGGCACATCAATTAGAAGTTCTTGAGCTTCTGCAGCGTCTAAACCAGCAAGAGAAACGAACTATTGTAATGGTTTTACATGATTTGAACCAGGCAGCACGTTTTGCAGACTATATCGTAGCCTTAAAAGACGGGCAAATTGTGAAAGCTGGTCCTTGTGAAGAAGTAATCACGAAAGAAGTTTTACGCGGTGTATTTAATATAGAT